A window of Nitrospirota bacterium contains these coding sequences:
- the yidC gene encoding membrane protein insertase YidC, with translation MDNRTVIAVVLSFLVIVGSQYLFPGESQKAPVQKPAEQQPAPEAAKKDPTQKAEAPKAIAETVVADEKEITVENDLFAAVFTSRGGTIKSWTIKPYKDKTGKDVLLLKKPGVVPAVGIGTSSSFDLANVNFSVLGRDLKLDNKNKTGSLVFEYAKDGRSVKRTYTFSDASYLVELTDEVSGVPEYWITLGSDFGIVEKDDSIHVGPTVLTGSDLKDLKAGDLKEPKVFHDNLKWIAQQDKYFFAALVPATPVEEAKALLVQDSPVVAFKAKSGSNKFHLYAGPKENDRLEALNIGLEHVIDFGFFSIIARPLFWILKFFYQFLGNYGWAIILITIVTRIPFVPLMTKSQKSMKKLQEIQPLMNEIKEKYKKDPQKQQAEMMGLYKKHKVSPFGGCLPMLLQIPVFLALYQVLLRAIELRGAPFMLWITDLSGPDTLFGHIPAVLPLIGGFALGPLPILMGATMFIQQKMTPSSMDPTQAKMMLMMPIVFTFVFLNMASGLVLYWLIGNVLGIIQQFFVNRSLANEPAH, from the coding sequence ATGGATAACAGAACCGTTATAGCCGTTGTGCTTTCATTTCTTGTGATCGTGGGATCTCAATACCTTTTTCCGGGCGAGTCCCAGAAAGCCCCTGTGCAGAAACCTGCTGAACAGCAGCCCGCACCAGAGGCAGCAAAAAAAGATCCGACCCAAAAGGCTGAAGCCCCGAAAGCCATTGCTGAAACGGTTGTTGCGGATGAGAAGGAAATCACCGTGGAGAATGATCTTTTTGCCGCGGTATTTACCTCGCGCGGCGGCACGATCAAGTCCTGGACCATTAAACCGTATAAGGACAAGACAGGCAAGGATGTTCTTCTTCTCAAAAAACCGGGCGTTGTCCCTGCTGTCGGGATCGGAACCAGTAGTTCCTTTGATCTTGCAAACGTCAATTTCTCTGTCCTTGGCAGAGACCTGAAGCTGGATAATAAGAACAAGACAGGCAGTCTTGTGTTTGAATATGCAAAGGATGGCAGGTCGGTTAAAAGAACCTATACCTTTTCAGATGCGTCATACCTGGTTGAACTTACGGATGAGGTTTCCGGCGTTCCTGAATACTGGATCACGCTGGGGAGCGATTTCGGCATTGTTGAGAAGGATGACTCAATTCATGTCGGGCCGACCGTTCTGACCGGCAGCGACCTTAAGGACCTGAAAGCAGGGGATTTGAAAGAACCGAAGGTGTTTCATGATAACCTCAAATGGATTGCGCAGCAGGACAAGTATTTTTTCGCAGCGCTTGTGCCTGCAACCCCTGTTGAGGAGGCAAAGGCATTATTGGTGCAGGATTCCCCTGTCGTGGCATTCAAGGCAAAAAGCGGTTCGAACAAGTTCCATCTGTACGCAGGGCCAAAAGAGAATGACAGGCTTGAGGCGCTTAACATTGGGCTTGAGCATGTCATAGATTTCGGGTTCTTCTCGATCATTGCGAGACCGCTCTTCTGGATACTCAAGTTCTTTTATCAGTTCCTGGGCAACTATGGCTGGGCCATCATTCTTATTACCATTGTCACAAGGATCCCCTTTGTCCCGCTCATGACAAAAAGCCAGAAGTCCATGAAGAAGCTCCAGGAGATCCAGCCTTTGATGAATGAGATCAAGGAGAAATACAAGAAGGATCCCCAGAAGCAGCAGGCGGAAATGATGGGGCTTTACAAAAAACACAAGGTCAGCCCTTTTGGAGGCTGTCTGCCGATGCTTCTTCAGATACCGGTCTTCCTTGCCCTTTATCAGGTCCTGCTGAGAGCTATAGAACTGAGAGGTGCACCGTTCATGCTCTGGATCACGGACCTCTCCGGTCCTGACACGCTCTTTGGCCATATCCCGGCAGTCCTGCCGCTTATCGGAGGCTTTGCCTTAGGTCCTCTGCCGATCCTCATGGGTGCAACCATGTTCATTCAGCAGAAGATGACACCGTCAAGCATGGACCCGACGCAGGCAAAGATGATGCTGATGATGCCGATCGTCTTCACCTTTGTTTTCCTGAATATGGCCTCAGGCCTGGTCCTGTACTGGCTTATCGGCAATGTGCTTGGTATTATCCAGCAGTTCTTCGTCAATAGAAGCCTCGCAAACGAACCAGCACATTAG
- the yidD gene encoding membrane protein insertion efficiency factor YidD encodes MRILFIAIIRLYKYMISPLFPSSCRFIPSCSDYAIDAVRKYGALKGSALAARRILRCNPFQEGGFDPVK; translated from the coding sequence ATGAGAATACTATTCATAGCGATCATCAGGCTCTATAAATATATGATATCACCCCTTTTCCCCTCCAGTTGCAGGTTCATACCATCCTGTTCTGATTACGCGATTGATGCGGTCAGGAAGTATGGCGCCTTGAAAGGCTCGGCCCTTGCCGCACGCAGGATTCTCAGATGTAATCCTTTTCAAGAGGGCGGATTTGATCCGGTCAAATAA
- the rnpA gene encoding ribonuclease P protein component, translated as MTRRGEFNHVFEQGRKFPSRHLILYVHPNGLEQSRLGFVVSRKVGNAVTRNRIKRRLREIFRKLLTGNPLCCDIVVVARSTAAEAEFLDLDRSICRVVAGLKHENTIHSDHQAL; from the coding sequence CTGACTCGAAGAGGAGAATTCAATCACGTCTTTGAGCAGGGCCGTAAATTTCCTTCCCGTCACCTTATTCTCTATGTGCATCCTAATGGCCTCGAACAGAGCAGGCTCGGCTTTGTGGTGAGCAGAAAGGTCGGGAATGCGGTTACGAGAAACAGAATCAAGCGGCGTCTCCGGGAGATCTTCAGAAAGTTGCTGACAGGAAATCCCCTCTGCTGTGATATTGTTGTGGTTGCACGGAGCACAGCTGCGGAGGCCGAGTTTCTTGACCTTGACAGGAGCATATGCAGGGTCGTTGCAGGATTAAAGCATGAGAATACTATTCATAGCGATCATCAGGCTCTATAA
- the rpmH gene encoding 50S ribosomal protein L34 — protein MGTYTTFHPHNKKQKRTHGFLVRMSTVGGRNVIKRRRKKGRKRLAV, from the coding sequence ATGGGAACATATACAACATTTCATCCACACAACAAGAAACAGAAGAGGACGCACGGCTTTCTCGTAAGAATGAGCACGGTCGGCGGCCGCAACGTGATCAAGAGGAGAAGGAAAAAAGGACGGAAAAGACTGGCTGTTTGA